A window of the Brassica oleracea var. oleracea cultivar TO1000 chromosome C1, BOL, whole genome shotgun sequence genome harbors these coding sequences:
- the LOC106324795 gene encoding protein DJ-1 homolog C, protein MISSLSPTLTEPRLISSMCSISATVAPPSLHSISLIHSPMKQRKAQSLRLRASLASLSIDVGVVPIPKKVLVPIGYGTEEIEAVVLVDVLRRAGADVTLASVEQKLEVEGSSGTKLLADVLISKCAEQVFDLVALPGGMPGAVRLRDCGVLEKIMKRQAEEKRLYGAISMAPAMTLLPWGLLTRKKTTGHPAFFGKLPTFWAVKTNIQVSGELTTSRGPGTSFQFALSLANQLFGETTAQSVGELLLLRDGYQNPKIEEVNSIDWSLNHTPRVLMPVANGSEEVEVVTIADVLRRAKVDVTVASVERSLRITASRGTKIVTDKLIGEAAESAYDLILLPGGHAGSERLQKSKVIKKLLKEQQEAGRIYGATNSSSTVLHKHGLLKEKRTAVYVSDTDGPASDQMIEGAEVVIDGNVITSLGLATVTNFSLAIVSKLFGHGRARSVSEGLVHEYRGNLKAS, encoded by the exons ATGATATCTTCGCTGAGTCCAACTCTAACAGAGCCAAGACTCATCTCTTCGATGTGCTCTATCTCAGCGACTGTTGCTCCTCCGAGTTTGCATTCAATCTCTCTGATTCATTCACCAATGAAACAAAGGAAAGCCCAAAGCTTAAGACTCAGAGCTTCTTTAGCGTCGTTAAGTATCGATGTTGGCGTCGTGCCAATTCCCAAAAAG GTGCTTGTTCCGATTGGATACGGTACGGAGGAGATAGAAGCTGTAGTCTTAGTCGATGTTCTACGGCGAGCTGGTGCTGATGTCACTCTTGCCTCCGTGGAGCAGAAGCTAGAAGTTGAAGGCTCATCAGGGACCAAGCTGCTTGCTGATGTCTTAATCTCGAAATGTGCTGAACAAGTTTTTGATCTAGTGGCTTTGCCG GGAGGCATGCCTGGTGCTGTTAGGTTAAGAGACTGTGGAGTTTTGGAGAAGATCATGAAGAGACAAGCTGAAGAGAAGCGGTTGTACGGAGCTATCTCCATGGCTCCGGCTATGACTCTTCTTCCATGGGGGCTTTTGACTAGAAAGAAG ACAACAGGACATCCTGCTTTTTTCGGGAAGCTGCCTACGTTTTGGGCTGTTAAGACAAACATTCAGGTCTCAGGGGAGCTTACGACTAGCCGTGGACCAGGCACTTCTTTTCAGTTTGCTCTTTCCTTGGCTAACCAGCTCTTTGGAGAGACCACAGCCCAATCTGTTGGAGAGCTTCTG CTTCTACGCGATGGTTACCAGAATCCTAAGATTGAAGAGGTGAATAGCATTGACTGGTCTCTAAACCACACACCTCGT GTTCTTATGCCGGTAGCTAATGGATCTGAAGAGGTTGAAGTGGTCACAATTGCAGATGTTCTTAGAAGAGCCAAAGTAGATGTCACTGTTGCATCGGTTGAAAGATCTTTGCGGATTACGGCTTCACGAGGCACTAAAATTGTTACTGACAAATTGATTGGTGAAGCTGCTGAATCAGCATATGATCTAATCCTTCTTCCT GGAGGCCATGCTGGCTCAGAACGTCTACAGAAGTCCAAAGTTATCAAGAAGCTACTCAAAGAACAACAAGAAGCTGGGCGAATATATGGAGCTACTAACTCTTCATCTACTGTCCTGCATAAGCATGGTTTACTCAAG GAGAAGAGAACAGCTGTGTACGTTTCAGACACAGATGGGCCTGCAAGTGACCAAATGATCGAAGGAGCTGAAGTTGTTATAGATGGAAACGTGATTACAAGTTTGGGGCTCGCAACTGTTACTAATTTCTCTCTAGCTATAGTTAGTAAGCTGTTTGGACATGGTAGAGCAAGAAGTGTCTCAGAAGGGCTTGTGCATGAGTATAGAGGGAATTTGAAAGCATCTTGA